One genomic window of Fusarium keratoplasticum isolate Fu6.1 chromosome 3, whole genome shotgun sequence includes the following:
- a CDS encoding MFS domain-containing protein, producing MEDKIEPHIHHEGDEGEIETKVVGGHEAFQKAMIQDPPYAWSRGQLFIYLFSLVGFLCSTMNGYDGSLINNLLQNPWFREKHGVDNSGIWAGIVSSMYQIGGVVALPFVGPVIDGFGRRWGMFSGAALIIVGTVIQGLSHNAGGFMGGRFLLGFGVSIAASAGPMYVVELNHPAYRGRVGAMYNTLWFSGAIVAAGSARAGLNTGGDYSWRLITWLQALCSGLIMITSLFLPESPRWLYVHNKLDAAKSVLTHYHGNGNPDSPWVKLQLSEYEEALNMDGADKRWWDYRVLFRDRAAVYRLCCNMAVSIFSQWAGNAVLSYFLGAVLDTAGYTGTIEQANITLINYCQQFAFAILGACLVDRLGRRPLLIFSFAACTVVWLGMTIASSEFAKSYVGDDSKGDPTYTNQAASKAALALVFIFGAVFSFGITPLQALYPVEVLSFEMRAKGMAFSNLAVNAAGLLNQFAWPVAMDKIAWKTYIIFTIWDLVQVVLIYIYLPETKGHTLEELDEIFAAQNPVKASTQKKVLAVHKDGGVVNLEKV from the exons ATGGAAGACAAGATTGAACCCCACATCCACCATGAAGGCGACGAG GGAGAAATCGAAACCAAGGTCGTTGGCGGCCACGAAGCTTTCCAGAAAGCCATGATCCAAGACCCCCCTTACGCCTGGTCCAGAGGCCAACTCTTCATCTACCTCTTTTCCCTCGTCGGCTTCCTCTGCAGCACGATGAACGGCTACGATGGCTCGTTGATTAATAATCTCCTTCAAAACCCCTGGTTTCGGGAAAAACATGGTGTCGACAACAGCGGTATCTGGGCGGGCATCGTGTCTTCCATGTACCAGATTGGTGGCGTGGTTGCGCTGCCCTTCGTCGGACCCGTCATCGATGGGTTTGGCCGACGCTGGGGTATGTTTTCTGGTGcagccctcatcatcgttgGCACCGTGATTCAGGGCCTTTCGCATAATGCCGGTGGGTTCATGGGTGGACGATTCCTCCTTGGTTTTGGGGTGTCAATTGCAGCATCTGCTGGGCCCATGTATGTTGTAGAGCTGAATCATCCGGCATACCGTGGACGTGTTGGAG CCATGTACAACACTCTCTGGTTCTCTGGAGCCATTGTTGCCGCCGGCTCTGCCCGTGCTGGCCTCAATACTGGAGGCGATTACTCCTGGAGACTCATCACCTGGCTCCAGGCTCTTTGCTCAGGCCTCATCATGATAACCAGTCTGTTCTTGCCCGAGTCGCCCCGTTGGCTGTATGTCCACAACAAGCTGGACGCCGCCAAGTCCGTCCTCACACATTATCACGGCAATGGAAACCCAGACTCCCCTTGGGTGAAGTTGCAGCTGTCCGAGTACGAAGAGGCACTGAACATGGACGGCGCCGACAAGCGCTGGTGGGACTATCGTGTTCTCTTCAGAGACCGCGCTGCGGTGTACCGCCTGTGCTGCAACATGGCAGTATCCATCTTCAGCCAGTGGGCTGGAAACGCCGTCTTGTCCTACTTTCTGGGTGCTGTCCTCGACACGGCTGGGTACACGGGCACGATCGAGCAGGCAAACATCACCTTGATCAACTACTGCCAGCAATTTGCGTTTGCTATTCTCGGTGCCTGCCTGGTTGACAGACTCGGCCGCCGACCCCTACTGATCTTCTCGTTCGCTGCTTGCACTGTGGTCTGGCTGGGCATGACGATTGCGTCGTCCGAGTTTGCCAAGTCATATGTTGGAGATGATTCCAAAGGCGACCCGACCTACACCAATCAAGCAGCTTCCAAggcggctttggctttggtgtTTATCTTCGGCGCGGTTTTCTCGTTCGGAATCACCCCTCTGCAGGCGCTTTATCCCGTCGAGGTTCTCTCATTCGAGATGCGAGCCAAGGGCATGGCGTTTTCCAATTTGGCGGTTAATGCTGCTGGACTGCTGAACCAGTTTGCATGGCCGGTGGCGATGGACAAGATTGCGTGGAAGACGTATATCATCTTTACCATCTGGGATCTCGTTCAAGTGGTGCTGATCTACATCTACCTacccgagaccaagggccATACT CTGGAGGAACTTGACGAGATTTTTGCGGCTCAAAACCCGGTCAAGGCGTCAACCCAGAAGAAGGTGCTTGCTGTTCACAAGGACGGTGGTGTGGTCAACTTGGAGAAGGTGTAG
- a CDS encoding Mannan endo-1,4-beta-mannosidase — MRFEIAQLFTFFAAASLWTTSVQAGPASASGTKFTIDGETGYFAGTNCYWCSFLTNRADIDQTLDNIATSGLRILRVWGFNDVTSIPGSDKVWFQHLSANGSTINVGENGLQILDYLVNGAEERGIKLIIPFVNYWTDFGGMRAYLSAFGGASESDWYTNDAAQSQYRKYVSAVVQRYRDSDAIFAWELANEPRCPGCDVDVIYQWATTTSKYVKSLDPDHMVTLGDEGFGVDGGSSYPYQKVEGTDFAKFLTIETLDFGTIHLYPSHWSESYEWGSEWVTAHAKACAQAGKPCLLEEYGAVGEHCARQSPWQKTSRETEGMGGDTFWQWGETLSIGKTHDDDFTIFYGDSDWDCLVKDHVAAIQGST, encoded by the exons ATGCGATTCGAGATCGCACAACTGTTCACTTTCTTTGCAGCCGCGTCCCTATGGACGACATCAGTTCAGGCAGGccctgcatctgcatctggcaCCAAGTTCACCATTGATGGCGAGACGGGCTACTTTGCAGGCACCAACTGCTACTGGTGCTCGTTCTTGACTAACCGCGCCGATATCGACCAGACACTGGATAACATCGCCACCTCTGGCCTTCGCATCCTCCGTGTTTGGGGCTTCAATGACGTAACCTCGATTCCGGGCAGCGACAAAGTTTGGTTCCAACACCTTTCGGCAAACGGATCTACCATCAATGTTGGGGAGAATGGCTTGCAAATTCTTGACTATCTCGTCAATGGCGCTGAAGAGCGAGGaatcaagctcatcatcccATTCGTCAACTACTGGACTGACTTTGGTGGAATGCGTGCGTACCTATCGGCATTCGGTGGCGCAAGCGAAAGCGACTGGTATACCAACGACGCTGCGCAGTCCCAGTACCGGAAATATGTCAGCGCCGTTGTTCAGCGATATCGAGACTCTGATGCAATCTTTGCGTGGGAACTTGCTAATGAGCCACGTTGCCCTGGGTGTGATGTCGATGTCATCTATCAGTGGGCTACCACGACGTCCAAGTACGTCAAGAGCCTCGACCCTGATCACATGGTTactcttggagatgaaggattTGGCGTGGATGGTGGCAGTTCTTACCCCTATCAGAAGGTCGAGGGCACGGATTTTGCCAAGTTTTTGACCATTGAGACGCTGGACTTTGGCACCATTCATCTTTATCCAAGTCACT GGAGCGAGTCATACGAATGGGGCAGCGAATGGGTCACCGCCCATGCCAAGGCATGTGCGCAAGCAGGAAAGCCATGCTTGTTGGAGGAGT ATGGCGCTGTCGGCGAGCACTGTGCCCGTCAAAGTCCGTGGCAGAAAACTTCCAGAGAAACCGAGGGCATGGGAGGCGACACATTTTGGCAGTGGGGAGAGACCCTTTCCATTGGCAAGACACATGACGACGATTTTACCATTTTCTACGGCGACAGTGACTGGGATTGTTTGGTTAAAGATCATGTTGCTGCCATCCAGGGGTCAACCTGA